Proteins found in one Oryza glaberrima chromosome 4, OglaRS2, whole genome shotgun sequence genomic segment:
- the LOC127770720 gene encoding RPM1-interacting protein 4-like: MAQPDIPAFGNWDTTGNTPYTQKFENARKNKKAGISSHPNDPRRHPEPPTKSPLHPAYTPDAQGQSPMNPQHGRRQEADPHRRHSLSQQREVGGGTGSAPRSPYRMVHGSASPAQPNNPSKPKHRSSGMQTPERRASSEGHGQHTPRRSRDKQGGRGYDAPEDDVAVPPFGEWDEGNAASGEKFTGIFNRVRDDKLSPNTSTRQPDTNRSQENKVKQTCPCCIL, from the exons cAACCTGACATTCCGGCATTTGGGAACTGGGACACCACTGGCAACACACCATACACACAGAAGTTTGAGAATGCCCGCAAAAACAAGAAAGCGGGCATTTCTTCCCATCCCAACGATCCAAGGAGGCACCCTGAACCTCCAACCAAGTCACCTCTGCATCCAGCATACACACCTGATGCTCAGGGGCAGAGTCCAATGAATCCACAGCATGGAAGAAGGCAGGAAGCTGATCCCCATCGACGGCATTCGCTTTCTCAGCAGCGAGAGGTAGGCGGTGGCACCGGTAGCGCACCGAGAAGCCCATACAGGATGGTTCATGGCTCCGCTTCACCAGCGCAGCCGAACAACCCATCGAAGCCGAAGCACAGGTCATCTGGAATGCAGACTCCAGAGAGGAGGGCTTCATCGGAGGGACATGGCCAGCATACTCCTAGGAGGAGCAGGGACAAGCAGGGTGGCCGAGGCTATGATGCA CCTGAAGATGATGTAGCTGTTCCACCGTTTGGTGAGTGGGATGAGGGTAATGCAGCATCAGGCGAAAAATTTACTGGTATCTTCAACAGGGTGAGGGATGATAAGTTATCGCCAAACACTTCTACCAGGCAACCGGACACTAATCGCAGCCAGGAAAACAAAGTGAAACAG ACATGCCCTTGCTGTATACTTTGA
- the LOC127770719 gene encoding violaxanthin de-epoxidase, chloroplastic, whose protein sequence is MMPRQCGNRALLAEGSSTVGVVHGRKTRGGISTVTSSRRRSHGGVRFHRCCPPRAHLWRKGDHLPLHHAKIPARCSEIKVHTVLQDSDALSSIREWSRSHLVTMTGLVACAVLVVPSADAVDALKTCTCLLKECRIELAKCIANPSCAANVACLNTCNNRPDETECQIKCGDLFENTVVDEFNECAVSRKKCVPQKSDVGEFPVPDPSALVKNFNMADFNGKWYISSGLNPTFDTFDCQLHEFRVEGDKLIANLTWRIRTPDSSFFTRSAIQRFVQDPAQPAILYNHDNEFLHYQDDWYIISSKVENKEDDYIFVYYRGRNDAWDGYGGAVLYTRSKVVPESIVRELERAAKSVGRDFSTFIRTDNTCGPEPPLVERIEKTVEQGEKTIIREVQEIEGEIEGEVKELEEEEVTLFKRLTDGLMEVKQDLMNFFQGLSKEEMELLDQMNMEATEVEKVFSRALPIRKLR, encoded by the exons ATGATGCCGCGGCAGTGCGGGAATCGCGCGTTGCTAGCGGAGGGATCGAGCACGGTGGGGGTGGTCCATGGCCGCAAGACCAGAGGTGGTATCAGCACTGTCACCtccagcaggaggaggagccaTGGCGGTGTCAGGTTCCACCGGTGCTGCCCCCCGAGGGCTCACCTATGGAGGAAGGGTGATCATCTTCCTCTCCATCATGCCAAGATCCCTGCTCGTTGTTCCGAG ATCAAGGTGCACACGGTGCTGCAAGATTCAGATGCTCTAAGCAGCATCAGGGAGTGGAGCAGGTCGCATTTGGTCACCATGACAGGGCTGGTGGCGTGTGCTGTTCTTGTAGTCCCTTCTGCCGATGCTGTGGATGCTCTCAAGACATGCACTTGCCTTCTCAAGGAGTGCAG AATAGAGCTGGCCAAATGCATAGCAAACCCATCCTGCGCAGCGAACGTAGCATGCTTAAATACATGCAACAATCGCCCTGACGAGACTGAATGCCAG ATCAAATGTGGAGATCTGTTTGAGAACACCGTGGTCGATGAGTTCAACGAGTGTGCTGTTTCGCGCAAGAAATGCGTCCCACAAAAGTCCGACGTTGGCGAGTTCCCGGTCCCTGATCCATCCGCCCTTGTCAAGAACTTCAACATGGCTGATTTCAATGGCAAGTGGTACATTTCAAGTGGCCTCAATCCCACTTTCGACACATTCGATTGCCAACTTCACGAGTTCCGTGTCGAGGGAGACAAACTCATAGCGAACTTGACATGGAGAATTCGCACCCCCGACTCCAGCTTCTTCACCAGATCGGCCATACAGCGGTTTGTGCAGGACCCAGCACAACCCGCGATCCTCTATAACCATGACAACGAGTTCCTGCACTATCAAGATGACTG GTACATTATCTCATCCAAAGTAGAGAACAAGGAAGATGACTACATTTTCGTGTACTACCGCGGCAGAAATGATGCGTGGGATGGATATGGAGGTGCTGTTCTGTACACCAGAAGCAAAGTTGTGCCTGAATCAATAGTACGTGAGCTAGAAAGGGCGGCAAAAAGCGTAGGTCGTGACTTCTCCACATTCATCAGAACCGACAACACCTGTGGTCCTGAGCCACCTCTTGTGGAGAGAATAGAGAAGACCGTCGAGCAAGGAGAGAAGACCATCATCAGGGAAGTGCAGGAGATCGAGGGCGAGATCGAGGGAGAGGTgaaggagctggaggaggaggaggtcacaTTGTTCAAGAGGTTGACAGATGGCCTCATGGAGGTGAAACAGGACTTGATGAACTTCTTTCAGGGGCTGAGCAAGGAGGAGATGGAGCTTTTGGATCAGATGAACATGGAAGCAACTGAGGTTGAGAAGGTCTTCAGCCGCGCCCTGCCAATAAGGAAACTAAGGTAG
- the LOC127769619 gene encoding uncharacterized protein LOC127769619, whose amino-acid sequence MAETLAEDAADAPLDAAAIRSRLERLALSRRGEEEASSAATAAAEEAVRGLPSVEDVEPLQGLEFDAWASSAAPMESDFDAFMEWLSKEISLAEEENRKLSVEISSVAETTLKDSIQLDADIAELESSLKKIDSEGLKHLEASHIAELSVSTDSCRDQPKIDKDYKYEVLELNQQLEKYENDLKLLENQKSAEAMWELESMLSEANVLDFKDNCLRVFLKEAVLTPECLMYGKVSDCSVNSFVSDHELLIEVGENMEPKKVQIFPDDTCVDILIDKLKASREIISSTSLGWIIRQFQHHIIINTLRRSLVKDANNSRHSFEYIDKDGTILAHLAGGIDAFIKISADWPLSSFGLKLISIHSSRAQSADISLALLCKTKELANGLELQTRRHLVKFVDAIEDILFREMRS is encoded by the exons atgGCGGAAACCCTAGccgaggacgccgccgacgcgccgctCGACGCGGCGGCTATTCGAAG CCGGTTGGAGCGGCTCGCGCTGtcgcggcgaggggaggaggaggcttcttcggccgcgacggcggcggcggaggaggcggtgcgCGGCCTTCCCTCCGTGGAGGACGTG GAACCTTTGCAGGGGTTGGAATTCGATGCATGGGCCTCGAGCGCCGCGCCGATGGAGAGCGACTTTG ATGCGTTCATGGAATGGTTGAGTAAGGAGATAAGCTTGGCTGAGGAGGAGAACCGCAAGCTATCTGTTGAAATTAGCAGCGTTGCAGAGACAACTCTCAAAG ATTCGATTCAGTTGGATGCTGATATTGCCGAACTGGAGTCTTCATTGAAGAAAATTGATTCAGAG GGTTTGAAACACTTGGAGGCAAGCCACATCGCTGAGTTATCAGTTTCAACTGATTCATGCAGAGACCAACCTAAAATTGACAAGGACTACAAGTATGAG GTACTGGAACTTAACCAACAGCTGGAAAAATATGAGAATGACCTGAAGCTGTTAGAAAACCAAAAAAG TGCTGAAGCAATGTGGGAACTTGAATCTATGTTATCAGAAGCAAATGTTTTAGACTTTAAAGACAATTGTCTCAGGGTATTCCTGAAGGAAGCTGTACTGACGCCTGAATGTTTAATGTACGGGAAAGTGTCAGATTGTTCTGTTAATTCATTCGTTTCAGACCATGAATTGCTGATAGAAGTTGGAGAAAACATGGAACCAAAGAAAGTGCAG ATATTTCCTGATGATACCTGTGTAGATATACTTATTGATAAGCTCAAGGCCTCCAG AGAGATCATTTCTTCTACATCACTGGGATGGATTATTCGGCAATTTCAACACCACATTATAATCAACACTTTGAGGCGTTCCTTGGTGAAAGATGCTAATAATTCCAG GCATTCTTTTGAGTACATTGACAAAGATGGGACAATTCTAGCTCACTTGGCGGGTGGCATTGATGCCTTCATCAAGATATCTGCAGACTGGCCACTGTCATCCTTCGGCCTGAAGCTAATCTCCATTCACAGTTCCAGGGCGCAGTCAGCAGATATTTCTTTAGCTTTGCTTTGCAAAACAAAG GAACTGGCCAATGGATTGGAGCTTCAGACTCGTCGACATCTGGTGAAGTTTGTAGATGCAATTGAAGATATTCTTTTTCGAGAGATGCGGTCGTAG